Genomic window (Streptomyces sp. NBC_01142):
AGCTGCACCACAACGCACTTCCGTCCCTTGATCGTCACGTTCTCCTGGACGCCCACGGACACCCAGTTCGAGCCGCTCTCGTGGAGCCGCTCCCGCTCCAGATTCCCGTACTGCGACACGTGCGCCACAGCGGCCCCGCGGCGGGAGACCATCTCGAAAACGACGGCATGGTCGGCCTTGCCGGACTGGCCGTTGTCCTCCCAGTCAGTCCGCGCGAAGTACTCGTCGGCCGCCACGTTGGAGCAGTGGGACGAGGAGAGGAACGACGGGCTGTGGTAGCGGCTGCCGGCCGGGAAGTTCTCCCGGGCCCATTGCGCGACCCGGTTGCCCTTGCGGACCTCCAGCGGGGGAGTGAACCCGCGGAAGGTCCGGTGCGGCACCTCGGCCGCGCCCGCCGAGCGGATCGCCGAGTTGATGTTCCCGGTGACCACCCGCATCGGGACGTCCATCTTCTCCGCCGGCTGGTCGAGGTCGCGCCCGTTGTAGAGGTGGGCGTTGATCTGCCGGTACTTCGAGCCGGTGTAGGTGCTGACCCAGTGGTGCTGCTCGGAGCTGAGGCTGGAGGCCCACGCATTCGACTCGGGCACCAGCACCCCGGCCCGGTTCTCCTCCAGCTGATCCCGGTGTGGGTCGCGGCCCAGCCCGTGCCGCTCCCACGGGCGGGCCGCCTGCCGGCTGCGCGCCGCGGCGATGATCTGCTCGGCATGATCGGCGGGCACGCGGTCGTAGATGACCTGGCCGTTCTCCACCCGGTAGGGCCAGGGCGAGTTGGCCAGCGCCTGGTAGCGGCCCTGGTCGAGCCGGTTGAACACGACCCGGGCGTGCGGCGGTTCATCTCCGTCCGCCGGATACACGGTCGCTGAGCCGGCGAAGTCGTCCCCGCGCCAGGCCACCGTCTGCCCGCCGTCGGCACGCGGCACGAACGTGGCAGACCCGCCCGCCCCGCTGGCCCGCGCGAACGCGTCGGCGGCACGGACGTGCTCGGGGTACTCCGGCAGCTGCGCCGCGCCCCACTCGTCCTCGGCCGGCTCGGGCGTTCGCGCGGGCATCGCCCACGCGACGCGGGGGTCGGCGGCATTGGGGTAGCGGGGCGCCTGCTTGCGGTCTTTCAGCATGGTGCGGGTCGCGGCCGCGGACAACTTCGCGTTGTCCGCGTACAACTTGGCCTGCTCGTCGTCACCGTTCTCGGCGGCCTGACGGGTCTTGGCCTCCCACATCTGGGCCGTGGCGTACGCGCCGTGCGCGGGGTGCCCGGCGCCGGCCACGGCGACGTCCTTGCGCAGCGCGGTCGAGGCAGCGCGGCGCGCGGCCCGAACGGCCGGGTGGGACGAGCCGCACCTGCGCCCGCCCTTCGATTGCGACCTGCACACCGCAGTGCCCTCCCTTCCTCGCCCGCGATCCGCGGGGCTGCCCCGGCGGGCAGCCACGTGATCTTGGAAGGGGTGGCCTGTGGACAGAGTCCGGCGATTGGCGGCACGGGCGGGTGGGCGCATGCGCACACGGCGCTGGGCCGGACCCGGTCTCGGGTCCGGCCCAGCGGGGCAGAGGCGGGGGGTCAGTAGCGGTGGCTGTCCTGGGTGTCGCAGAGCTGGACCACCATGTACTTGCGCTTGCCGATGGTGACGCCTTCCTGGATGCCGACGACCGTCCACTCCATGCCGCGCGGCATCAGGCGCTCGCGCTCGTGGTTGCCGTACTTGGAGACCGATGCCACGGCTGCGCCGCGGCGGCTGACCGTCTCGAAGACCACCCCGTGGTCCGCTCCCCAGCTGTTGGAGAACCTGGCGGCCACCGCCGGATCGTGCGAGACCGACATGTAGGAGTCGTCCCGGTACTGGGCGCCGACCACGAACTTCTCGCGCACCCACGAGGAGACCCGGTTGCCGGCCAGGACTTCCGGGGGCGGGGTGAAGCCCCGGTACCCGCGGTGCGCGGTCTCGGAGACGCCGGCCGCCGCGATCGCCGAGTCCATGTGCTTGGTGACCGTGCGCATCTTCACCTTGAGGTGCGCTGCCGGTTCGTCCAGGCTCCGGTGCTTGTAGAGGTGCTCGTTGATCGCCTGGTAGTCGTGGCCGGTGTACTTCTTGATCCACCTGCGCTGGCTGTTGTTGAGGCCGTCGACCCACCGCTGCGACTCGGGCCAGAGCTTTCCGGCCTCGGCGGCGTCGAGCTTGTCGCGGTGGGCGGCGTCGCTGAGCCCGTGCCGCTCCCACGGCTTGGCAGCGCGGCGGGAGGCGGCCGCGTGGATGATCTGCTCGGCGTGGTCGACCGGGACGCGGTCGTAGATGACCTGGCCGTTCTCGACCCGGTAGGGCCACGGCGAGTCGGCCAGCGCCTGGTAGCGGTCGCGGTCGAGCTGGCTGAACACGACCCGCGCGTGCGGGGGTTCGTCGCCCTCGCTCGGGTAGACCGTGGCGGCGCCGCCGAAGCCCTGGTCGTTCCAGGCGGTCGTCTGCCCGCCGTCGGCCCGCGGCGGCAGGACCCGGGCGCGCCCGCCGATGCCCGCCGCGCCGGCCAGCGCTCGCGCCGCGCGGGTCTGCTCGGGCGGCGGCGGGGGCGGCGCCGCAGTCAGGGCCTCCGCATCGCCGGCGTCCGGGTAGGGCTCCTTGGGCTGCTTGCCGCGGGCGTACGCGCGGGCCGCGGCCGCGCACTTCTTCGCGTTGTCCGCGTACATCCGCGCCCGGTCGTCGTCACCGGCGTCGAGGGCTTCCTTGGTGCGCGCCGTCCAGGCCTGCGCGTTCGCGTACGCCGCCTGCGCGTCCGCGTCCCCGGTCTCGGCGACGGTCTTGCCCAGCTGGAGGGAGGCGGCGCGCCGAGCCGAGCGCATGGCCGGCTGCGACGACGTACACCGCCGGCCTCCTTTCGCTATGGACCTGCACACGCCCGCTCCCATCTGCCGCTTGCCGCGCGACCACCCGTCCGGGCGGTTGGGTGATCTTGCGGAGGCGGGCCTGTGGACAGAGGCCGGCGAACGAGCAGACGGGCAGGCGCAGCGCACCCCCCGGGCACGGCGTGCCCGGGGGGTGCGGCAGGGTCGGCGAAACGCGGTGAGGCGGGGCGGCCGCGTACGGCTGCCCCGCCTCACCGGGTCGATGGAGGATCTACGCGAGGTGGTCGGCGATCCGTGTCGCGGACTCCTCGGTCAGGATCGTGATGGCCGGCTGCTGGGCCGGGGCGAGTTCGGACCCGGCGCTCTCGCCCGCGACCGGCAGCGTGGTCTTGGTGCTGACACTGGCCGCGGGCGCCGCGTGCTTTGCCGAGGCTCCGGGCGCTCCTGGGAAGGAGGGACACCGGGGGTTGCGGGGGAGCGCGTCTTGGGGCGACTCGGTCGCCCGTTCACGGTGTTCGAGCCTGTGAGCCGGCCTGGGCCTTTCCTCCTGCGGTCAGCTGAGGGTCGGCTCGGGGTTGGAACGCCGCCGGATGGACGGGTCGAGCGCCACCTGCACGGAGGGGAGGCTGTCGACGCGGCCGTCCTCCTTGTAGACCACGGTCACGCCGCCCACGATTTCGAAGGCGGGATCGTTGTCCTTCAGGAACTCGCGTGCACCGACCTCGAAGACGTACATCGTCTCGTTCTCCACGATCGTGCGGTCGTCGATGGAGAACGTCCCGAGCTTCCAGGTGGGCTCAAGTTCTGCGCGCACGCGGTCACGTGCCTGCTCGTACGTGATGGTCATGAGTGTGTCCAATCCTTCAGAGTCTATATCACTAATGTACTCACAGAGGGGAGTCGTGTCAAGTTTTCACTACTCGTCCCGGCTGTGCCGACCGCTCAGTCCGCGATGAAGGGCGCAAGGGTCTTCTTGGAAGGGGTGGGTTTGTCATCGAGCCGCAAGTACCCGGACTCCGTGGCGAGGGAGAAGTAGTGCGAGGCATCGGTCACCGGAGGTGTCGGCTGCGCGTCGATGAACCGGATCTTGCCGTCGACGTTCTCGACGTTGAAGGCGTGGCCGCCTCCGTTCTTCCATCGGACCCTGACGATGCCGCGCGAGCCGGGTTCGGCGAAGGCCCGCTCCACCTGCGAGCGGCCGACATCCGACGCCGATTTGTCGCAGTGCGTGAACTTCTGCCAGCCGCCCCAGGGTTCGCTGTACTCGACGAACGATCGGCCACCCGTCGTGTCCGGCGCCGCCTGGACGTCCAGTCCGCGTCGGCGCAGCTCGTAAGCCTGCGACACGTGGGTGCAGTTGTGCGAGTAGGCCCGCACCCCTGCCTGGTACTTCGGGTTGGCACCGGCCAGCGCCTTGTCCACCTGCTTGGTCGTACGCCGTGCCTCGGCGGCTCGGGCCACACGCCCCTGCGTGTGGATCCGGGCCAGGTGTGCCGCGTGGTTCATCTGGTTCTTGGCGTCAAGCGCGGCGCGCTCTGCGGCTTCGTGGTCACCGGCCTCGGCGGCGGCGCGGGCACGGTCCGCGCTGGACTGGGCGCGTTCGTGCGCCTCCCAGGCGCCGCCGCCGTAGTCGACCTCGCCGTCGTCGAGGGCCTGCCGGTATCCCTTCGCCGCTGCGGAGGTGACCGTGGCGTACCGGGCGCGCCGCACCGCCAGACTGCTCCCCCGGCAGCGCCGGCCGCCCTGGGCGAGTGATCTGCACACGTCTACTCCCCTGCTCCGGGGCCAGTTACCTGGCCGTTCACGAAGCAGGGTG
Coding sequences:
- a CDS encoding ADP-ribosyltransferase — protein: MRSARRAASLQLGKTVAETGDADAQAAYANAQAWTARTKEALDAGDDDRARMYADNAKKCAAAARAYARGKQPKEPYPDAGDAEALTAAPPPPPPEQTRAARALAGAAGIGGRARVLPPRADGGQTTAWNDQGFGGAATVYPSEGDEPPHARVVFSQLDRDRYQALADSPWPYRVENGQVIYDRVPVDHAEQIIHAAASRRAAKPWERHGLSDAAHRDKLDAAEAGKLWPESQRWVDGLNNSQRRWIKKYTGHDYQAINEHLYKHRSLDEPAAHLKVKMRTVTKHMDSAIAAAGVSETAHRGYRGFTPPPEVLAGNRVSSWVREKFVVGAQYRDDSYMSVSHDPAVAARFSNSWGADHGVVFETVSRRGAAVASVSKYGNHERERLMPRGMEWTVVGIQEGVTIGKRKYMVVQLCDTQDSHRY
- a CDS encoding toxin glutamine deamidase domain-containing protein, whose translation is MCRSLAQGGRRCRGSSLAVRRARYATVTSAAAKGYRQALDDGEVDYGGGAWEAHERAQSSADRARAAAEAGDHEAAERAALDAKNQMNHAAHLARIHTQGRVARAAEARRTTKQVDKALAGANPKYQAGVRAYSHNCTHVSQAYELRRRGLDVQAAPDTTGGRSFVEYSEPWGGWQKFTHCDKSASDVGRSQVERAFAEPGSRGIVRVRWKNGGGHAFNVENVDGKIRFIDAQPTPPVTDASHYFSLATESGYLRLDDKPTPSKKTLAPFIAD